CGACCGAATTGACGGTGTTTCGTTCTCCTGTGGTTTCGATCAAGGGTTAAATCTAAACTTTCACCGAACTGTATATTAAAGACAATTTTTTTATCCCCTTTTCGTGCATAAAATGAAAAAAATGTGAAAAAAAGTGAATTTTATTGGTAAATCCGAAAATATGTGGTTGTCATGACGGCTACACTCCCGAAAATCCCTAAATCCTATAAATCATGGTTCAGACAATTATCATAATTGCTTCAAAACACGCGCCCGTCTCTGATAATCCCCTTCTCCGCAAAGCGCGGCAGGATGCGGTGTTTCTGGCTGATATGCGCCGGTTTTGCTGACTCGCTATAAGAGCAGTGCAGCCAGACCTACATCTCATTTCGTGTGAGAGCCTCTTCTTGTACAATGACGGCAAACCGCTGCAGCTTCTGAGTTGCTATGGGTGACTTCCCGACGCAATGAAGGTAGACTCAGATAGAATCTCTTGTCAGCTTCGTCCGGATGGTCACGCGGACGAAGACAAGTATCTTCAAGACGAAATGCTAATTGCTAATAGACATTAAGCAAGTTTCAATATTAAATTTGCACATTTCCCATCAATGTCGGGCTACGGGGGTGCCTGCGGAAAAATCGAAAAATTGATACTTTATTATTTAATATTGCTTAATGATTTAACCGTTTTTACAATGCGGCTAATCCGCAATAATTGTCTTTCATGTAATGTGAAACAAAAATAGAGGCTTCATATTACTGTAACGCGTATGTTAGGACGAAAGGTTGCATAAAATAGAAATTAGACATGATAGTGGGTGAATTGTGTGTCCTTATTCATATTTTTGCTTAAAATGGCAGAAATGAGGACAACTCGCAAATGATACCGCTAAAAGACAACAAAACAACGTGAAATGTATCCTAAGCGTTAATTCGCATAATATGTTCTTAACGTGAGTTTGATAAAAGCATATTGTAGCGTAAACTTCCGAGTTTGCGCATATACCACACAAACTGGATGAAGATTAAGAAAATAGATCGGTAACAAAACGGGCAATAATGCACTTCGCATGAATCAACGGTATGAATGCCTTATGGGCATTCCCCGGGGTGAGTACACCGCAGAATTGCCCTACTACAAACAGATGGGTTCGTAGTAGTCAGTAGAAAGAATGCAAGTGGCGTTTTGTTCTCCTACAGGGTCATTCAGTTTTAAATAAATTATCGGATTGTCTCAAATTTTGAATCCTCTTTTTTAAGTCCTGTGCGGTTGCAAACCACACCATAGTGTCAATTTAGGGATTTTTCGTGCCATTCTCGGCAGAGTAAGTCTGAACTGTGATTTCTGTGATTTTTCTGATTTTTCTGATAAGATCTCTGATAGAAAATAAGATGCTGATTGTGGGGTTGAAGTTTCTACAAAGATGGCGTTCCTGGGAAACTGCTGAGCCGTCAGGACTCGGTTTTCAGTTTTCAGTTGCTTGTGATGGGTTTTCTTATCATGAGTATCATAGCAATCAGAGAAATCACAGTTCAGAAATTAAAAGTGTAAAGCGTTAGGAGACCGACCGTCTCGGTCTGGATGCCGAGGGTGTTTTTGCGTGTCGAGAGGGTTATTTTTCTAAAATTGACACCTATGGTTCGGTTGGGAAACCGAACCTACCGGGTCTGGGTCTGAGACAGTTATTTTTTCCAAATCAGAGCTATTGAATTTTTGATTTCTCTTTGACTTCAGAGACCTCTATATGTTACACTTTTGAAGGTTTCTATGATGAATGGAATTGGTTTTTATCTGGTTTATGAAAAGGAGAAATAATTTGGTGTTTGTAAAAAGGGTTCGCGTTGGACTGGTGTTGGTGCTTTTATTCCTCTATGCCTCGATTGCTGCAATGGCAGAAACTGTGGCGTATTATCCGACGGATTTGGGGAACATTTGGGTGTTGGAGACTGAGGATGGGACTGAACGGGTTACTTATACGATTGAAGGCTCAGAAGAACGTATTGCGGACAAAGAGATCGCACTCTTCAAAAGAACAGCAGAAACGGCAGGTGCAGACGAGACTACGGGTGAAACGTATTTTGTGCATTTTGATGACGAGGGCGTAAAACTGCATAAAATTGTTGCGGAACTCGGTTCAATATTCGGTACAGCAACAGCCATATTATCGCCGCCTGTCCTCTTTGTCCCAGCGTCATTAGCACTTGGGGATTCGTGGGAGTTTATGTTGGAAACAGAGGTTATACTCACGGGTCGAGTTTCAGTTACTTATACTTACGAAGTTATTGCGGTAGAAGATGTGGTAACACCCGCGGGGTCATTTGAGAACTGCCTTAAAGTTCAGCTTGATTCAAGGACTGTCTCTACGTCGATAGGCCGTTCTACTTCTTACCAATGGCTGGCACCGAATGTTGGGATTGTTAAAGTCGAGACGGATCAAGAGCTTGTTTTTAATTTGATACGCTCCAATTTGGTTCCTGGCGCTTCCCCTTATGATGTAACGGGTGATGGCGTTGTCAATATATTAGACCTTGTCTTTGTTGCTTCCCGTCTTGGGGAGGTGGATACGGATGGGGATGTGAATGCGGACGGTGTTGTTAATATTTTGGATTTGGTGCTTGTCTCACAGAATTTGAGCGATTAACTTATCGCGAGCACAGCCTATCGCGAGCACAGCTCGCTCCTACAAGAGAAAAAAATTACATAGATAAAGTAAATATGTAAAACCAAATGCCCCTGTCTGGGGTGTGGAAAGAGATTCAAAACCTTCTGAAATGTGCAAAATCTGTCAGTAGCAACTTGGGTTACTTTAGAGGAACATCCTTCACACAGCGGAATCCGCGGAAGACGCTGGTGTAATTCTGTGGTCCCCAGTCCCGGTAGGCGACCCGCAGGAATAACCCGTTATCGCTCCAGCAGCCGCCCCTTAAAACGCGGTTCTTCTTCTTGATGACTTTGAAACTATTAATAACTTCTTGGCGTGTGCCATTAGAAACTGGGTTTTCTCGCGGGGAGGTTGCATAGAAATCAGGATCGTATTCATCAAGACACCATTCGGAGATATTTCCTGCCATATCGTATAAGCCGTAGCCGTTGGGTGGGTACTGCCCGACAGCGATCGGGGCATTGAAATGCCGTGCGTGGTTTGCGCGGGTTGCATCAATAGTATTGCCCCATGGATATGCCTCCCCAGCGAGGCCGCCGCGTGCGGCTTTTTCCCATTCTGCCTCTGTCGGTAACCGTTTGCCTGCCCATTCTGCGTAAGCCATCGCTGCGTACCAACTGACATAAATGGCCGGATGGTCCGCTTTGCCTTCGGGATAGGTGTTCCCGTCCCAGAGCCGGAGGTATACACCATCGTGATATTCCTCGGGAATGTTATCTTTTTGCCACTGCGGATTTGCATCGACGAAAATTTTGTATTGTGCGTTTGTTACCTCGTAGATGTCCATATAGAAGGCATCAAGATAGACGGTATGCACTGGACGTTCATTGTTTTTCCCGGTGTGGCTCCCCATTTCAAATTCGCCTGCAGGTATTAGCATCATACCGTCAGGGGTATCATCGGCAGAGGGGATGTGTTGTGTACCGTAGCCCCATAAAATGGTAAGGATTAGGAGGGACGTGATTCTTTTTTGCGTCATTATGTAAAACTTCCTTCGTATCTATTGGTTTATGGACGGATTAAGGCTGTCGATTCACAAGATAGATGCCCACTGCCACCAATCCAGTGCCTGCTAACAAGTCGAGTGTCAGTTCATCACCTAAAAATAGATGACTAAACAAAACGCCGGACAGGGGCATCAGGAAGGAAAAGACGACCAATTTACTCGCCTTGTATTTTCTGAGCGTCCATGTCAATCCTAAAAAGCAGAACCCTGTGATAATCCAGCCCTGATAGATGAGCCCAGCAGTGCTTGCCAGCGTCCATTCAACGGATTGCTCACGCTCAAAAATGTGGCTGAGAATGTAGAAGCAGGGAATGTTTAAAGCCAACAACCAGACGAGGAGTCGGTACGGGTAAATGTCCGGAACGAACACCTTTGTGAGTGTGATGCGGAGCCCTAAGAAACATGCGCTAAGAATGACGATGAGATCGCCGATGAGGTATCCTGTGACGCTCCCACCTTGCAGATTTGGCATGATGGCGAGAAAAACACCACCGAATGCCGCGATAATTCCGAGTGTTTTCGTCACAGTAAGTCGATCATTTGGAAGCCAAAAGTGTCCAAACAAGACTGTAAAAAGCGGATAGAGACTGAAAAAAATAGTTGAACGCGCGGCTGTTGTGTGTTGGGTGCCGATGTTCAGCGTGATTGTATGCAAGGTGTAAAGGGCGGCGATCAGGAGGAGCCGACGGAATTCCTCGAAGCGCATCCGCATTGACATCCCATAGTAGAACCCTGCGCCGCCAACAAAAATAACGCCCAATATACAGCGAAAGAGTGCCATTTTTAAGGGTGGAATGCCTTGGAGACCGAGTTTAACGGCGAATGCCCCGCCGCCTATGAGCGAAACAATGAGCAACATGAAGGCAATAATCTTGCCTGATGGGTCTTCGTTCCTAAATTCTTTTTCAAGCATAAATATAAATAAGCCCCGAAAAGAGGGACCAAGTTGTGATTTTGTGGTATATTTATTCTACGCTGTGGTGTAAAATGGATATTGATTTTCACTAAGGATACTACGTTTATCTTTGTTGGTCAAGGAAAAAGTCGTCATGATTTTTTGATATTTTTTTCGGACTTATGTGCTACCCTATTATAACTAAACGCGGATGGGACAGCAGTGTTATGAGGGTCTTCTATCTCATCATTTCATTATTTTCACCCAAGTTGTCACTTTTTTATTCACATAGCACTCCGCTGGAGTGCCGGGGTTTGACGACGCGATTTTCTATAGACATACCACCCCTACGGGGTGTGAAGAGATGCTTTTCATTAAAAAATCTGTGTTTATAGTAGATTTCAGAATTAAGAGGGCATTCTCAAACAATTCTTAGTGCTCTCATCGTCCTTGAAAGTGCCGCAGGAAACCAACGGTCTCTTATGCTACAGAGGCACACAGGCTAACAGCCTATGCTA
This genomic window from Candidatus Poribacteria bacterium contains:
- a CDS encoding DMT family transporter, which translates into the protein MLEKEFRNEDPSGKIIAFMLLIVSLIGGGAFAVKLGLQGIPPLKMALFRCILGVIFVGGAGFYYGMSMRMRFEEFRRLLLIAALYTLHTITLNIGTQHTTAARSTIFFSLYPLFTVLFGHFWLPNDRLTVTKTLGIIAAFGGVFLAIMPNLQGGSVTGYLIGDLIVILSACFLGLRITLTKVFVPDIYPYRLLVWLLALNIPCFYILSHIFEREQSVEWTLASTAGLIYQGWIITGFCFLGLTWTLRKYKASKLVVFSFLMPLSGVLFSHLFLGDELTLDLLAGTGLVAVGIYLVNRQP
- a CDS encoding formylglycine-generating enzyme family protein, with protein sequence MTQKRITSLLILTILWGYGTQHIPSADDTPDGMMLIPAGEFEMGSHTGKNNERPVHTVYLDAFYMDIYEVTNAQYKIFVDANPQWQKDNIPEEYHDGVYLRLWDGNTYPEGKADHPAIYVSWYAAMAYAEWAGKRLPTEAEWEKAARGGLAGEAYPWGNTIDATRANHARHFNAPIAVGQYPPNGYGLYDMAGNISEWCLDEYDPDFYATSPRENPVSNGTRQEVINSFKVIKKKNRVLRGGCWSDNGLFLRVAYRDWGPQNYTSVFRGFRCVKDVPLK